One window from the genome of Engraulis encrasicolus isolate BLACKSEA-1 chromosome 16, IST_EnEncr_1.0, whole genome shotgun sequence encodes:
- the c16h5orf22 gene encoding UPF0489 protein C5orf22 homolog produces the protein MSRRALKRTYSELPVWIVEDHNDVVRHIYRAIGSKHLPMENVKMVHLDSHPDLLIAVNMQADTVFDKQALLSELSIENWIMPMVYAGHISHVAWLHPYWAQQIREGEHSMFVGRDSSTSTIRVTSTDDYFLSDALYVPHGQLENPKPLHLSVIRVDPVTQHPCGHDGDSGKPSAKQLKIHTSEENGGTKTDRKDTCNSTSEPPGGSVASENKAGAPEKSCDANDGSTDKVVKSLMSMVGQSDAYILDIDLDFFSCKNPFKELYTQEEYLLLQELYGFRKPSENPTEEELCDCVDRRTHQLEDLEATFADLLEDDGQEALERWAANPGMSPLVHLVRSLKNRMESPDYEMVHQAGLTCDFSELPHHISTEEEIQQLLLAVELFLKPLPKPTIVTMSRSSLDEYCPTDQVDSIQNRVLGILEKQYGSLAVSKDYDTEAAGSTSQTS, from the exons ATGAGTCGGCGTGCGCTAAAACGTACTTATTCAGAGTTGCCTGTTTGGATTGTGGAGGATCACAACGAT GTGGTGCGTCATATATATCGAGCCATTGGTTCCAAGCACCTTCCTATGGAAAATGTAAAAATGGTGCACCTTGATTCACATCCAGACCTGTTAATTGCAGTGAACATGCAGGCGGACACTGTGTTTGACAAGCAAGCTTTGTTGAG CGAGCTGAGCATTGAAAACTGGATCATGCCAATGGTCTACGCTGGGCATATATCTCATGTTGCCTGGTTACACCCATATTGGGCTCAGCAGATCAGAGAGGGCGAGCATTCTATGTTTGTAGGCCGGGATTCCTCTACATCTACAATCAG AGTGACGAGCACAGATGACTACTTCCTGAGCGATGCGCTGTATGTCCCGCATGGTCAGCTGGAAAACCCCAAGCCTCTTCACCTGAGCGTCATCAGAGTGGACCCTGTCACACAACACCCCTGTGGCCATGACGGTGACTCGGGGAAACCGTCTGCCAAACAGTTAAAAATACACACCAGTGAGGAAAATGGGGGCACTAAGACGGACCGTAAGGACACTTGCAACTCCACGTCAGAGCCACCTGGGGGCAGTGTTGCCTCTGAAAACAAGGCAGGCGCGCCTGAGAAAAGCTGTGACGCCAATGATGGCTCAACAGACAAAGTGGTGAAAAGCCTTATGTCAATGGTTGGCCAGTCTGATGCGTATATCCTCGACATTGACCTTGACTTTTTCTCCTGCAAAAATCCCTTCAAGGAGTTGTACACGCAG GAAGAGTATCTCCTTCTGCAAGAGCTGTATGGTTTCAGAAAACCCAGCGAGAACCCTACTGAG GAGGAGCTGTGTGATTGTGTGGACAGACGTACTCATCAGCTGGAGGACCTGGAGGCCACCTTCGCTGACCTGCTGGAGGATGACGGCCAGGAGGCGCTGGAGCGCTGGGCCGCCAACCCAGG AATGAGCCCTTTAGTCCATCTGGTGCGCAGCCTGAAGAATAGGATGGAATCTCCTGATTATGAAATG GTGCACCAGGCCGGCCTCACCTGTGACTTCTCGGAGCTGCCGCACCACATCAGCACAGAGGAGGAGATCCAGCAGCTGCTGCTTGCCGTCGAGCTCTTCCTGAAGCCCCTGCCCAAGCCCACCATCGTCACCATGTCCAG GTCCAGTTTGGATGAATACTGCCCAACAGACCAAGTAGACTCCATCCAGAACAGGGTGCTGGGCATACTGGAGAAACAGTATGGGTCACTGGCAGTGTCTAAGGACTACGACACTGAGGCAGCTGGCAGCACTTCACAGACGTCTTGA